The following coding sequences are from one Rathayibacter sp. VKM Ac-2760 window:
- a CDS encoding LysR family transcriptional regulator, translating to MDAFIAEAAQWGMDDRQLAAFVAVAEELSFTRAAARLYVVQSTLSATIRSLEQDLGAPLFTRSTRRVTLTVVGEALLPSARAAIDSVDRMRSLAADDAAGLRGRVRVGTFSALDILDLPGALGAFRRRHPLVDLLLRTSPSGSTGLAEDLRRGRLDVALLALPVAELDDLAVTTVVRDRYLLLVESADPMARLVRPSPADLEGAAFIDTPVGFGNRVSVDRAFRAAGATRRVATEVADLPAIPLFVQAGLGPAVVPRSGIAPLDGVTAIDLDWPGLVWEVSVCSAMRPSAAVQALTALLAERAEAV from the coding sequence GTGGACGCATTCATCGCCGAAGCCGCACAATGGGGCATGGACGACCGACAGCTCGCCGCCTTCGTCGCCGTCGCGGAGGAGCTCAGCTTCACCCGCGCGGCGGCCCGCCTCTACGTGGTGCAGTCCACGCTGTCGGCGACGATCCGCTCGCTCGAGCAGGACCTGGGCGCGCCGCTGTTCACCCGCTCGACCCGCCGCGTCACGCTCACCGTAGTCGGCGAGGCGCTGCTGCCCTCGGCACGCGCGGCGATCGACAGCGTCGACCGGATGCGCTCGCTCGCGGCGGACGACGCCGCGGGACTGCGCGGCCGGGTCCGCGTCGGCACCTTCTCGGCGCTCGACATCCTCGACCTGCCGGGCGCCCTCGGCGCGTTCCGGCGCCGCCACCCGCTGGTCGACCTGCTGCTGCGCACCTCGCCGAGCGGATCGACCGGGCTGGCGGAGGACCTGCGGCGCGGCCGGCTCGACGTGGCGCTGCTCGCCCTGCCGGTCGCCGAGCTGGACGACCTCGCCGTGACGACCGTCGTCCGGGACCGCTACCTGCTCCTCGTCGAGAGCGCCGACCCGATGGCGCGGCTGGTGCGGCCCTCCCCCGCGGACCTCGAGGGCGCCGCGTTCATCGACACCCCGGTCGGCTTCGGCAACCGCGTCAGCGTCGACCGGGCCTTCCGCGCGGCGGGAGCGACGCGACGGGTCGCGACCGAGGTCGCCGACCTGCCCGCGATCCCACTCTTCGTGCAGGCCGGCCTCGGGCCGGCGGTGGTCCCCCGCTCGGGCATCGCGCCGCTGGACGGGGTGACCGCGATCGACCTCGACTGGCCCGGACTGGTGTGGGAGGTCTCGGTCTGCAGCGCGATGCGCCCCTCGGCGGCGGTGCAGGCCCTCACCGCACTGCTGGCCGAGCGGGCCGAGGCGGTCTGA
- a CDS encoding MFS transporter, with protein MPTTGIPAERTAARTPSSARRPELGHHLGFWVIALAFLSVMAFSTVPTPLYAIYQQRDGFPAFVVTVIFAAYAVGVVASLFLAGHVSDWLGRRRILLAAILVEVLASIVFLLWPDVLGLIVARLLTGIGVGALTATATAHLSELRAIARPEEGPGASRAVSTLVNVGGLALGPLIGGVLAVTVDRPLVVPYEVFLVLLVVLGIAVALVPETVERREELPAYRPQRLAVPAASRGTFLSAAVGAFAGFAVFGLFTSLAPTFLAGRFGETSHLVAGVVSFGVFAAGAVAQLTAARLPVRRALILSATALTVGLALVAWGAVAVVLPAFIGGGVIAGAGVGLIFRLALGVAGSLASDETRGEVLAGMFLASYIGLAVPVLLIGAALAVLPAVPVLVGFVAIVLVLVLVAIARMLRSAV; from the coding sequence ATGCCGACCACCGGAATCCCCGCCGAGCGCACCGCCGCCCGCACCCCGTCCTCCGCGCGCCGCCCCGAGCTGGGGCACCACCTCGGCTTCTGGGTGATCGCGCTCGCCTTCCTCTCGGTGATGGCCTTCTCGACCGTGCCGACCCCGCTCTACGCGATCTACCAGCAGCGCGACGGCTTCCCCGCCTTCGTCGTGACGGTGATCTTCGCGGCCTACGCCGTCGGAGTGGTGGCGAGCCTCTTCCTCGCCGGCCACGTCAGCGACTGGCTGGGTCGTCGGCGCATCCTGCTCGCGGCGATCCTCGTCGAGGTGCTGGCGAGCATCGTCTTCCTGCTCTGGCCGGACGTGCTGGGTCTGATCGTCGCCCGTCTGCTCACCGGCATCGGCGTCGGCGCGCTCACCGCGACCGCCACCGCGCACCTCTCCGAGCTCCGCGCGATCGCCCGGCCGGAGGAGGGCCCCGGCGCCTCGCGCGCCGTCTCGACCCTCGTCAACGTCGGCGGCCTGGCCCTCGGCCCGCTGATCGGCGGCGTCCTCGCGGTGACCGTCGACCGTCCCCTCGTGGTGCCCTACGAGGTCTTCCTCGTCCTCCTGGTCGTCCTCGGCATCGCGGTCGCCCTCGTCCCCGAGACGGTCGAGCGCCGGGAGGAGCTGCCCGCCTACCGGCCGCAGCGGCTCGCCGTGCCCGCCGCCTCGCGCGGCACCTTCCTCTCGGCCGCGGTCGGCGCGTTCGCCGGCTTCGCCGTCTTCGGCCTCTTCACCTCGCTCGCGCCGACCTTCCTGGCCGGCCGCTTCGGCGAGACCTCGCACCTGGTGGCGGGCGTCGTCTCGTTCGGCGTCTTCGCCGCCGGGGCCGTCGCCCAGCTGACCGCCGCGCGGCTGCCCGTCCGCCGCGCGCTGATCCTCTCGGCCACGGCCCTGACCGTCGGGCTCGCCCTGGTCGCGTGGGGCGCCGTCGCGGTGGTGCTGCCCGCCTTCATCGGCGGCGGGGTGATCGCGGGCGCCGGCGTCGGCCTGATCTTCCGTCTGGCGCTCGGCGTCGCGGGCTCGCTCGCCTCCGACGAGACCCGCGGCGAGGTCCTCGCCGGGATGTTCCTGGCCTCCTACATCGGGCTGGCGGTCCCGGTGCTCCTGATCGGCGCGGCGCTCGCCGTCCTCCCCGCCGTGCCGGTGCTGGTCGGCTTCGTGGCGATCGTGCTCGTCCTGGTGCTGGTCGCGATCGCGCGGATGCTGCGCTCGGCGGTCTGA
- a CDS encoding DUF2510 domain-containing protein, with translation MADAEGQAGTDRSPAGFWDEPASAGPPAGWYPDPAQVNTQRYWDGRAWTGDLAPLAPPAAPLGNTAATASLVLGILGVLLTPIPLFIGLLLGGPLDVLAVILGVVGLVKGGARRGAGVTRAVVGLVLGALMLAAITVGAGTIW, from the coding sequence GTGGCTGACGCCGAGGGCCAGGCGGGCACCGACCGCTCGCCGGCCGGCTTCTGGGACGAGCCCGCGTCCGCCGGTCCGCCGGCCGGCTGGTATCCGGATCCGGCGCAGGTGAACACCCAGCGCTACTGGGACGGCCGCGCGTGGACCGGTGACCTCGCCCCGCTCGCCCCGCCCGCGGCGCCGCTCGGCAACACCGCGGCGACCGCCTCTCTCGTGCTCGGGATCCTCGGCGTGCTCCTCACTCCGATCCCGCTGTTCATCGGGCTCCTGCTCGGCGGTCCGCTCGACGTGCTCGCCGTCATCCTCGGTGTCGTCGGCCTCGTCAAGGGCGGCGCGCGGCGGGGAGCGGGCGTCACCCGGGCCGTCGTCGGCCTCGTGCTCGGCGCGCTGATGCTCGCGGCGATCACCGTCGGGGCCGGCACGATCTGGTAG
- a CDS encoding polyribonucleotide nucleotidyltransferase translates to MEGPEITFAEAVLDNGSYGTRTVRFETGRLAQQAQGAVAAYLDEDTMLLSATSASKNPKDNFDFFPLTVDVEERSYAAGKIPGSFFRREGRPSTEAILVCRLIDRPLRPSFVEGLRNEVQIVITVLSIAPDEFYDALAINAASASTQISGLPFSGPVAGVRLALMSDGSGADQWVAFPKASQLENAVFDLTVAGRVVTNEDGSSDVAIMMVEAEATDVSWNLIKAGATKPDEAVVAQGLEAAKPFLRALVEAQSKLAAETAKPVKDYPVFLPYAQETYDNVAELSYDELVRVYQIADKVERQDADDALKAKVKEQIAERIASGQLSAEAYSQVGAAYKSVTKVVVRGRILRDGVRIDGRGLADIRPLDAEVQVIPRVHGSAIFQRGETQILGVTTLNMLKMEQQIDSLSPVTKKRYLHHYNFPPYSTGETGRVGSPKRREIGHGFLAERALVPVLPSREEFPYAIRQVSEALSSNGSTSMGSVCASTLSLLNAGVPLRAPVAGIAMGLVSDVVDGHTRYAALTDILGAEDALGDMDFKVAGTSEYVTAIQLDTKLDGIPSSVLDAALKQAKDARTTILAVLTAAIDQPDEMAPTAPRVISVQIPVDKIGELIGPKGKTINAIQDETGADISIEEDGTVYIGAVDGPSAEAARAQVNAIANPTNPEVGEQFLGTVVKIATFGAFVSLLPGKDGLLHISEVRKLAGGKRVENVEDVLGVGQKLLVSITKIDDRGKLSLAPVVAEDAEAPVEVPAES, encoded by the coding sequence TTGGAAGGTCCTGAAATCACATTCGCCGAAGCCGTTCTCGACAACGGCTCGTACGGCACCCGCACCGTCCGCTTCGAGACCGGCCGCCTCGCGCAGCAGGCTCAGGGCGCGGTCGCCGCGTACCTCGACGAGGACACCATGCTCCTCTCCGCCACCTCGGCGTCGAAGAACCCGAAGGACAACTTCGACTTCTTCCCGCTGACCGTCGACGTCGAGGAGCGCTCCTACGCCGCCGGCAAGATCCCCGGCTCGTTCTTCCGCCGCGAGGGCCGCCCCTCCACCGAGGCGATCCTGGTCTGCCGTCTGATCGACCGGCCGCTGCGCCCCTCGTTCGTCGAGGGCCTGCGCAACGAGGTCCAGATCGTCATCACGGTCCTCAGCATCGCGCCCGACGAGTTCTACGACGCCCTCGCGATCAACGCCGCGAGCGCCTCGACCCAGATCTCCGGCCTGCCCTTCTCGGGCCCGGTCGCCGGCGTGCGCCTCGCGCTCATGTCCGACGGCTCCGGCGCCGACCAGTGGGTCGCCTTCCCGAAGGCCTCGCAGCTCGAGAACGCCGTCTTCGACCTCACCGTCGCGGGCCGCGTCGTCACCAACGAGGACGGCTCCTCGGACGTCGCCATCATGATGGTCGAGGCCGAGGCCACCGACGTCTCGTGGAACCTCATCAAGGCGGGCGCCACCAAGCCCGACGAGGCCGTTGTCGCCCAGGGCCTCGAAGCCGCCAAGCCCTTCCTCCGCGCGCTCGTCGAGGCGCAGTCGAAGCTGGCCGCCGAGACCGCGAAGCCCGTCAAGGACTACCCGGTCTTCCTGCCCTACGCGCAGGAGACCTACGACAACGTCGCCGAGCTCAGCTACGACGAGCTCGTCCGCGTCTACCAGATCGCCGACAAGGTCGAGCGTCAGGACGCCGACGACGCCCTCAAGGCGAAGGTCAAGGAGCAGATCGCCGAGCGCATCGCGTCCGGTCAGCTCTCCGCCGAGGCCTACTCGCAGGTCGGCGCCGCGTACAAGTCCGTCACGAAGGTGGTCGTCCGCGGCCGCATCCTCCGCGACGGCGTCCGCATCGACGGTCGCGGCCTGGCCGACATCCGTCCGCTCGACGCCGAGGTGCAGGTCATCCCGCGCGTCCACGGCTCGGCGATCTTCCAGCGCGGCGAGACCCAGATCCTGGGCGTCACCACGCTGAACATGCTCAAGATGGAGCAGCAGATCGACTCGCTGTCGCCCGTCACGAAGAAGCGCTACCTGCACCACTACAACTTCCCGCCCTACTCGACCGGTGAGACCGGCCGCGTCGGGTCGCCGAAGCGTCGCGAGATCGGGCACGGCTTCCTCGCCGAGCGCGCCCTCGTGCCGGTGCTGCCGAGCCGCGAGGAGTTCCCCTACGCGATCCGCCAGGTGTCCGAGGCGCTCAGCTCCAACGGCTCCACCTCGATGGGCTCCGTCTGCGCGTCGACCCTGTCGCTCCTCAACGCCGGTGTGCCGCTGCGCGCCCCGGTCGCGGGCATCGCGATGGGCCTCGTCTCCGACGTGGTCGACGGTCACACCCGCTACGCGGCGCTGACCGACATCCTGGGCGCCGAGGACGCGCTCGGCGACATGGACTTCAAGGTCGCCGGCACCTCCGAGTACGTCACGGCCATCCAGCTCGACACGAAGCTCGACGGCATCCCGTCGTCGGTCCTCGACGCCGCGCTCAAGCAGGCCAAGGACGCCCGCACCACGATCCTCGCGGTGCTCACGGCGGCCATCGACCAGCCCGACGAGATGGCCCCGACCGCGCCCCGCGTGATCTCGGTCCAGATCCCCGTCGACAAGATCGGCGAGCTGATCGGCCCCAAGGGCAAGACGATCAACGCGATCCAGGACGAGACCGGCGCCGACATCTCCATCGAGGAGGACGGCACCGTCTACATCGGCGCCGTCGACGGACCGTCGGCCGAGGCCGCCCGCGCTCAGGTCAACGCCATCGCGAACCCGACCAACCCCGAGGTCGGCGAGCAGTTCCTCGGAACCGTCGTCAAGATCGCGACCTTCGGTGCGTTCGTCTCGCTCCTCCCCGGCAAGGACGGCCTGCTGCACATCAGCGAGGTCCGCAAGCTCGCCGGTGGCAAGCGTGTCGAGAACGTCGAGGACGTCCTCGGAGTCGGCCAGAAGCTGCTCGTCTCGATCACCAAGATCGACGACCGCGGCAAGCTGTCCCTCGCGCCCGTCGTGGCCGAGGACGCCGAGGCGCCCGTCGAGGTCCCCGCCGAGAGCTGA
- a CDS encoding aldo/keto reductase, which yields MTDSTPPALAPETPLPPRLLGATGLPVHPVALDGSVFGWAASIDETTEVLDAFAELGGTLISTADHYATGRSEYMIGRWLEQTGRREELLVATKVGRHPDAPGLAAEDVRIAIEGCLERLGTRIDLLSFDSEDPEVPIAESLAAVAPFLENGSVGALGAAHFSGAALAEAAEVSRELGLPGFTAVVAEYNLMERKHYEADVAPEVVRQGLGTLARLPLASGYLTGQLRHRSDEPESVMFEAGLDYVGRHGNRVLAALDEVAQAHGSNVGTVALAWVLAHQEVSAVTARARSADELASIFGAATLPITRSEISQLDRASA from the coding sequence GTGACCGACTCGACGCCCCCGGCCCTCGCGCCGGAGACGCCCCTTCCGCCCCGCCTCCTCGGAGCCACCGGTCTGCCCGTGCACCCGGTCGCCCTCGACGGCTCCGTCTTCGGCTGGGCCGCGAGCATCGACGAGACCACCGAGGTGCTCGACGCGTTCGCCGAGCTCGGCGGAACCCTGATCTCGACCGCCGACCACTACGCCACCGGGCGCAGCGAGTACATGATCGGCCGTTGGCTCGAGCAGACCGGCCGGCGCGAGGAGCTGCTCGTCGCGACCAAGGTCGGCCGCCACCCCGACGCCCCGGGCCTCGCCGCGGAGGACGTGCGGATCGCGATCGAGGGCTGCCTCGAGCGGCTCGGCACCCGCATCGACCTGCTCTCCTTCGACAGCGAGGACCCCGAGGTCCCGATCGCCGAGAGCCTCGCCGCCGTCGCCCCCTTCCTCGAGAACGGCTCCGTCGGCGCGCTCGGCGCGGCGCACTTCAGCGGTGCCGCCCTCGCCGAGGCGGCCGAGGTGTCCCGCGAGCTCGGCCTGCCCGGCTTCACCGCGGTGGTCGCCGAGTACAACCTGATGGAGCGCAAGCACTACGAGGCCGACGTCGCCCCCGAGGTCGTGCGGCAGGGTCTCGGCACGCTCGCCCGCCTGCCGCTCGCCAGCGGCTACCTCACCGGGCAGCTGCGCCACCGCTCGGACGAGCCGGAGTCGGTGATGTTCGAGGCCGGTCTCGACTACGTCGGCCGGCACGGCAACAGGGTGCTCGCGGCGCTCGACGAGGTGGCGCAGGCGCACGGCAGCAACGTGGGGACCGTCGCTCTCGCCTGGGTGCTCGCGCACCAGGAGGTGTCGGCCGTGACCGCTCGGGCCCGCTCGGCGGACGAGCTCGCGTCGATCTTCGGCGCCGCGACCCTGCCCATCACCCGCAGCGAGATCTCCCAGCTCGACCGCGCCTCCGCCTGA
- a CDS encoding alpha-glucosidase, whose product MEPLTPTPATPWWTSAVVYQIYPRSFADSNGDGIGDLGGIRARLGHLADLGVDVVWLSPVYPSPQHDNGYDISDYQDIDPLFGTLEEFDLLLAEAHERGIKLVMDLVVNHTSDEHAWFVESRSSQEDAKRDWYWWRRGRSAAAEEPLAPDAELEATADAGLDVAEPNGWRSYFSGPAWTLDTATDEYFLHLFAVQQPDLNWENPEVRHAVHAMMNWWLDRGVDGFRMDVINLVSKDVDAIDGPGGGSGIVGGVGPRLHEYLREMNEAVFAGRDAALMTVGEMPGVTLEEAVLVTDPERRELDMVFQFEHVGIDHGVDKFHPVPLDLVALKANLARWQDGLAERGWNSLYLGNHDQPRLVSRFGDDGAWRYESATLWATLLHLQRGTPYIYQGDEIGMTNVPFAGIEDFRDVESLNYYAEAVEERGEEPEAVLAGLRAQSRDNARTPVQWDGGPQAGFTTGEPWIPVNPNSTQVNVAADRAAERSVFEYYRALIALRHEDETVQLGRFALLEAEHPTLFAFTRTGASELLVVGNVSGEPLEVALLEEWAGAETVLGNVAGATGSTLGPWEARILRR is encoded by the coding sequence ATGGAGCCCCTCACCCCGACCCCCGCGACACCATGGTGGACGAGCGCGGTCGTCTACCAGATCTACCCCCGCTCGTTCGCCGACTCGAACGGCGACGGCATCGGCGATCTCGGCGGCATCCGCGCGCGTCTCGGCCACCTCGCCGACCTCGGGGTCGACGTCGTCTGGCTGTCGCCGGTCTACCCCTCGCCCCAGCACGACAACGGCTACGACATCTCGGACTACCAGGACATCGATCCGCTCTTCGGCACGCTCGAGGAGTTCGACCTGCTGCTCGCCGAGGCGCACGAGCGCGGGATCAAGCTGGTGATGGACCTGGTGGTCAACCACACCAGCGACGAGCACGCCTGGTTCGTGGAGTCGCGCTCCTCGCAGGAGGACGCCAAGCGCGACTGGTACTGGTGGCGGCGCGGGCGCAGCGCCGCGGCGGAGGAGCCGCTCGCGCCGGACGCCGAGCTCGAGGCGACTGCGGACGCGGGTCTGGACGTCGCCGAGCCCAACGGCTGGCGCTCCTACTTCTCCGGCCCCGCGTGGACGCTCGATACCGCGACCGACGAGTACTTCCTGCACCTGTTCGCGGTGCAGCAGCCCGACCTCAACTGGGAGAACCCGGAGGTCCGGCACGCGGTGCACGCGATGATGAACTGGTGGCTCGACCGCGGGGTCGACGGCTTCCGGATGGACGTCATCAACCTCGTCTCGAAGGACGTCGACGCGATCGACGGGCCGGGCGGCGGCTCCGGCATCGTCGGCGGCGTCGGCCCTCGTCTGCACGAGTACCTCCGCGAGATGAACGAGGCCGTGTTCGCCGGCCGCGACGCCGCCCTGATGACCGTCGGCGAGATGCCGGGCGTCACGCTGGAGGAGGCGGTGCTCGTCACCGACCCCGAGCGGCGCGAGCTCGACATGGTCTTCCAGTTCGAGCACGTCGGCATCGACCACGGCGTCGACAAGTTCCACCCGGTGCCGCTCGATCTCGTCGCCCTCAAGGCCAACCTCGCCCGCTGGCAGGACGGGCTGGCGGAGCGCGGCTGGAACAGCCTCTACCTCGGCAACCACGACCAGCCCCGGCTGGTCTCTCGCTTCGGCGACGACGGCGCGTGGCGCTACGAGTCGGCCACGCTCTGGGCGACGCTGCTGCACCTGCAGCGCGGCACGCCGTACATCTACCAGGGCGACGAGATCGGCATGACCAACGTGCCCTTCGCCGGAATCGAGGACTTCCGCGACGTCGAGTCGCTGAACTACTACGCCGAGGCCGTCGAGGAGCGCGGCGAGGAGCCGGAGGCGGTGCTCGCGGGGCTGCGGGCGCAGAGCCGCGACAACGCCCGCACGCCGGTCCAGTGGGACGGCGGACCGCAGGCCGGCTTCACGACGGGCGAGCCGTGGATCCCGGTCAATCCGAACTCCACCCAGGTGAACGTCGCCGCCGATCGCGCGGCGGAACGCTCGGTCTTCGAGTACTACCGCGCGCTGATCGCGCTGCGCCACGAGGACGAGACCGTGCAGCTGGGGCGCTTCGCGCTGCTCGAGGCCGAGCACCCGACGCTGTTCGCCTTCACCCGCACGGGCGCGAGCGAGCTGCTCGTGGTCGGCAACGTCTCGGGAGAGCCGCTCGAGGTCGCGCTGCTCGAGGAGTGGGCGGGCGCGGAGACGGTGCTCGGCAACGTCGCGGGCGCGACCGGGTCGACGCTCGGGCCGTGGGAGGCGCGCATCCTCCGCCGCTGA
- a CDS encoding aldo/keto reductase: MARLKTGSAVRTIRGTAPIPPLEDTRPVVAPAALKRRLGDTAQSLFPLVFDAAALGRRGAGGRASDGPDLLERFAARGGDAVVVTDGTGSAEGEERVGGWLAGDRDRFLLLGRVGASAEAVATPRALVARVEESLRRLRTDRLDVLAVRPDGAGRLDEVLSAVEVLLARGLVRTAVASGFAAEELFEARVLAGHGHPRFAAVELPYSLLDAADAEGDLGLVAAGQGLSLLSTVPLAHGFLHGVERGRRQLSRLPDGALAAAHLGRRGRRVLTALDAIGAELTAAPAAVALAWLLARPGVAAAVVAPRSPSDVDALVRAVSLELDEGHLAALERARR, translated from the coding sequence GTGGCGAGGCTGAAGACCGGTTCGGCCGTGCGGACGATACGCGGCACCGCCCCGATCCCGCCGCTCGAGGACACCCGTCCCGTCGTCGCTCCCGCCGCGCTGAAGCGCCGACTCGGCGACACCGCGCAGTCGCTCTTCCCGCTCGTCTTCGACGCCGCCGCGCTCGGTCGCCGGGGAGCGGGCGGCCGCGCATCCGACGGCCCCGATCTGCTCGAGCGCTTCGCCGCCCGGGGCGGCGACGCCGTCGTCGTCACCGACGGCACCGGCTCCGCCGAGGGGGAGGAGCGGGTCGGCGGCTGGCTCGCCGGCGACCGCGACCGCTTCCTGCTGCTCGGCCGCGTCGGCGCGTCCGCCGAGGCGGTCGCCACCCCGCGCGCCCTGGTGGCGCGGGTCGAGGAGTCGCTGCGGCGCCTGCGCACCGATCGCCTCGACGTCCTGGCGGTCCGCCCGGACGGCGCCGGCCGCCTCGACGAGGTGCTCAGCGCCGTCGAGGTGCTGCTCGCCCGCGGTCTCGTCCGCACGGCCGTCGCGTCGGGCTTCGCCGCGGAGGAGCTCTTCGAGGCCCGCGTCCTCGCCGGGCACGGCCACCCGCGCTTCGCCGCCGTCGAACTGCCCTACAGCCTGCTCGACGCCGCGGACGCGGAGGGCGACCTCGGCCTCGTCGCGGCCGGCCAGGGGCTCTCGCTGCTCTCGACCGTGCCGCTCGCCCACGGCTTCCTGCACGGCGTCGAGCGCGGCCGCCGGCAGCTCTCCCGCCTGCCGGACGGCGCCCTCGCCGCCGCGCACCTCGGCCGACGCGGCCGCCGCGTGCTCACGGCCCTCGATGCGATCGGCGCCGAGCTCACCGCCGCTCCCGCCGCCGTCGCGCTGGCCTGGCTGCTCGCCCGCCCCGGAGTGGCGGCGGCCGTGGTCGCGCCGCGCTCGCCGTCCGACGTCGACGCGCTCGTCCGGGCCGTCTCGCTCGAGCTCGACGAGGGTCACCTCGCCGCCCTGGAGCGCGCCCGCCGCTGA
- a CDS encoding pitrilysin family protein — protein sequence MNHGVAFPLEQPETTIGAAGGSLVRRSVLPSGVRILSEAMPGARSATIGFWVAAGSRDEAPALPAADGHPAVPSNFGSTHFLEHLLFKGTGTRSALDIAVAFDSVGGEHNALTAKEYTCYYAKVQDRDLPMAVEVIGDMVTSSLLDAAEFETERGVILEELAMADDDPADVASERLFEAVFGDHPLGRPIGGTAAIIGEATRDAVWAHYRAAYRPRDLVVTVAGAVDHEVLVAQLERVLAADGWDLGTPAAPVARRVGGSAAFTRGTPLSLVHRPTEQANLLIGFPGLAAADERRMTMGVLNSILGGGMSSRLFQEVREKRGLAYSVYSFAPSYSDAGLFGLYAACTPSKAGTVAELLLAEFTRLAEHGVTADELSRARGQLSGAAALALEDSDTRMSRLGRSELTFGEFVDLDESLRRLALVTAEDVQALAADLARGPSSISAVGAVDESTFAGIAEIETTPAA from the coding sequence ATGAACCACGGTGTCGCCTTCCCTCTCGAACAGCCGGAGACGACGATCGGAGCCGCCGGCGGCTCGCTGGTCCGCCGGTCGGTCCTCCCCAGCGGTGTCCGCATCCTCAGCGAGGCGATGCCTGGAGCGCGCAGCGCCACCATCGGATTCTGGGTCGCGGCGGGCTCGCGCGACGAGGCGCCCGCCCTCCCCGCGGCCGACGGGCACCCGGCCGTCCCCTCGAACTTCGGCTCGACTCACTTCCTCGAGCACCTGCTCTTCAAGGGCACGGGCACCCGGTCGGCGCTCGACATCGCCGTCGCGTTCGACTCCGTCGGCGGCGAGCACAACGCGCTGACCGCCAAGGAGTACACCTGCTACTACGCCAAGGTGCAGGACCGCGACCTGCCGATGGCGGTCGAGGTCATCGGCGACATGGTCACCTCGAGCCTGCTCGACGCGGCCGAGTTCGAGACCGAGCGGGGCGTCATCCTCGAGGAGCTCGCGATGGCGGACGACGACCCGGCCGACGTCGCGAGCGAGCGGCTCTTCGAGGCCGTCTTCGGCGACCACCCGCTGGGCCGCCCGATCGGCGGCACCGCGGCGATCATCGGCGAGGCCACCCGCGACGCCGTCTGGGCGCACTACCGCGCCGCCTACCGTCCGCGCGACCTCGTCGTCACGGTCGCGGGAGCGGTCGATCACGAGGTGCTGGTCGCGCAGCTCGAGCGCGTCCTCGCGGCCGACGGCTGGGACCTCGGCACGCCGGCCGCTCCGGTCGCTCGACGGGTCGGCGGATCGGCCGCCTTCACCCGCGGCACGCCGCTCTCGCTCGTGCACCGTCCGACCGAGCAGGCGAACCTGCTGATCGGCTTCCCGGGCCTGGCCGCCGCGGACGAGCGCCGGATGACGATGGGCGTGCTCAACTCGATCCTCGGCGGCGGCATGTCCTCCCGCCTCTTCCAGGAGGTGCGGGAGAAGCGCGGCCTGGCCTACTCCGTCTACTCGTTCGCGCCGTCCTACTCCGACGCCGGGCTCTTCGGCCTCTACGCCGCCTGCACGCCGTCGAAGGCGGGCACCGTCGCCGAGCTCCTGCTGGCCGAGTTCACCCGGCTGGCCGAGCACGGCGTCACCGCCGACGAGCTGTCCCGCGCTCGCGGCCAGCTCTCCGGAGCGGCGGCGCTCGCCCTCGAGGACTCGGACACGCGGATGTCGCGGCTCGGCCGCTCCGAGCTGACCTTCGGCGAGTTCGTCGACCTCGACGAGAGCCTGCGCCGACTCGCGCTGGTCACCGCGGAGGACGTCCAGGCACTCGCGGCAGACTTGGCCCGGGGGCCGTCGTCGATCTCGGCCGTCGGGGCGGTCGACGAGTCGACCTTCGCCGGCATCGCCGAGATCGAGACCACTCCCGCGGCCTGA